The Chitinophagales bacterium genome has a window encoding:
- a CDS encoding ABC transporter ATP-binding protein, with product MTEEVVIKTNKLTKKFGNFIATNEITFDVYKGEIFGFLGANGAGKTTAMRMLCGLSIPSSGEATIAGFDVYKETEEIKKNIGYMSQKFSLYEDLTVRENIRFFGGIYGLSAKEIKEKSKHLVETLGLEKVANQLVSSLPLGWKQKLAFSVAIIHDPAIVFLDEPTGGVDPVTRRQFWDMIYSAADRGITVFVTTHYMDEAEYCNRISMMVDGVIKALDTPTNLKKQFSAETMDEVFFELARGAQRKAD from the coding sequence ATGACAGAGGAAGTAGTGATCAAAACGAATAAACTGACCAAGAAGTTCGGGAATTTCATCGCCACGAATGAGATAACGTTCGATGTGTATAAGGGAGAGATATTCGGTTTCCTGGGAGCAAACGGCGCGGGGAAGACAACAGCCATGCGAATGCTCTGCGGGCTGTCTATACCATCATCGGGCGAGGCAACCATAGCAGGATTTGACGTATATAAAGAGACCGAAGAGATAAAAAAGAACATAGGCTATATGAGCCAGAAGTTCTCACTATACGAGGATCTGACCGTAAGGGAGAACATACGTTTCTTTGGCGGGATATACGGATTGAGCGCGAAAGAGATAAAAGAGAAAAGTAAACACCTGGTTGAGACACTGGGATTAGAAAAGGTTGCCAACCAACTGGTGAGCTCATTGCCATTAGGCTGGAAACAAAAACTGGCTTTTTCTGTAGCTATCATCCACGATCCGGCTATTGTTTTCCTGGACGAACCGACCGGTGGCGTAGACCCTGTAACGCGCAGGCAGTTCTGGGATATGATATACAGCGCTGCCGACAGGGGTATTACCGTATTCGTGACTACCCACTATATGGATGAAGCGGAATACTGCAACAGGATATCGATGATGGTGGACGGTGTAATAAAAGCACTGGATACCCCTACCAACCTGAAAAAACAATTCTCTGCCGAAACAATGGACGAAGTGTTCTTTGAGTTGGCCAGGGGCGCACAACGTAAAGCTGATTAG
- a CDS encoding ABC transporter ATP-binding protein has protein sequence MTDVVLENITKTYEKGTVKAVNSVSFSVEKGELFGLIGPDGAGKTSIFRMLTTLLLPDSGTASVNGLDIVNDYRTIRKNVGYMPGKFSLYQDLTVEENLHFFATVFNTSIKENYDLVKDIYVQIEPFKDRRAGKLSGGMKQKLALCCALIHKPKVLFLDEPTTGVDAVSRKEFWEMLKRLKEQGITILVSTPYMDEATLCERIALIQDGNIMSIDTPGNIIADYPETLYAVKADKMSKLLQDLRSSEQISSCNAFGEYHHITFKDRAHYDGAEIKKFLEDKGHGHIEIKEVTPTIEDCFIKLMN, from the coding sequence ATGACAGACGTAGTACTCGAAAACATTACCAAGACCTACGAAAAGGGAACCGTAAAAGCGGTGAACAGCGTATCCTTCTCCGTAGAGAAAGGGGAACTGTTTGGGCTGATAGGACCGGACGGTGCGGGCAAGACCAGCATCTTCCGTATGCTGACCACCCTGCTGCTGCCGGATAGTGGTACTGCAAGCGTGAACGGGCTGGACATAGTGAATGATTACAGGACCATCCGCAAGAACGTAGGTTATATGCCCGGGAAATTCTCGCTGTACCAGGATCTGACCGTAGAAGAGAACCTGCATTTCTTCGCAACGGTATTTAATACATCCATTAAAGAGAACTACGACCTTGTAAAAGACATATATGTACAGATAGAGCCTTTCAAAGACAGGCGGGCGGGAAAGTTATCGGGTGGTATGAAACAGAAACTGGCGTTGTGCTGCGCTTTGATACACAAACCCAAAGTACTGTTCCTGGACGAACCTACAACGGGTGTGGATGCAGTATCGAGAAAAGAGTTCTGGGAGATGCTGAAACGGCTGAAGGAACAAGGTATCACCATATTGGTTTCTACCCCATACATGGATGAGGCTACCCTTTGTGAGCGTATAGCCCTGATACAGGATGGCAATATCATGTCGATAGACACACCTGGTAATATCATAGCTGATTACCCGGAGACGTTGTATGCCGTCAAGGCGGATAAAATGAGCAAACTACTACAGGACCTGCGAAGCAGCGAACAGATAAGCAGTTGCAACGCATTCGGTGAATATCACCATATAACCTTTAAAGATAGGGCGCATTACGACGGTGCTGAGATAAAGAAATTTCTTGAAGACAAAGGACACGGGCATATAGAGATAAAAGAAGTGACACCGACCATTGAAGATTGTTTTATAAAACTGATGAATTAG
- a CDS encoding efflux RND transporter periplasmic adaptor subunit — MRKTFILASISGAILFASACNSGKNKFDASGSFEAEETIISAEAMGTIQQFDLEEGQSLKADEVVGYIDSTQIYLKKKQLETQIDALLSKRPDVPVQLASLQEQLRVAEREQKRITNLVKGDAATQKQLDDINANISVLEKQIAAQKSSLNISSEGITKEVTPIRVQIEQLNDQLRKCTIINPVKGTVLTKYAEVNEMANVGKALYKIADLSSITLRAYITGNQLPKVKLNDKVKVMTDDGDGGFKETEGVITWINDKAEFTPKTIQTKDERANMVYAIKVKVKNDGSYKIGMYGEIKFL; from the coding sequence ATGCGCAAGACATTCATATTAGCAAGTATATCAGGGGCGATATTATTCGCTTCGGCCTGCAACAGCGGCAAGAACAAGTTTGACGCGTCTGGTTCGTTTGAAGCGGAGGAGACCATCATCTCTGCCGAAGCAATGGGCACTATACAACAGTTTGACTTAGAGGAAGGGCAATCGCTGAAAGCCGATGAGGTAGTCGGTTATATAGACAGCACACAGATATACCTGAAGAAAAAACAACTGGAAACTCAGATAGACGCGCTGTTGAGTAAAAGGCCGGATGTGCCGGTGCAACTGGCATCGCTGCAGGAGCAGTTGCGTGTGGCAGAAAGAGAGCAGAAACGTATCACCAACCTGGTGAAAGGAGATGCCGCTACCCAAAAACAATTAGACGATATCAATGCTAACATCAGCGTGCTGGAAAAACAGATAGCCGCGCAAAAATCGTCACTTAATATCTCATCGGAAGGTATTACAAAAGAAGTAACTCCGATACGTGTACAGATAGAACAACTGAACGACCAGTTGCGTAAATGCACGATCATCAACCCGGTAAAAGGAACCGTGCTGACCAAATATGCAGAGGTTAATGAAATGGCTAATGTGGGTAAGGCACTGTACAAAATAGCAGACCTGTCGAGCATTACCCTGAGGGCTTATATCACAGGCAATCAGCTACCGAAGGTAAAACTGAACGACAAGGTAAAAGTGATGACAGATGATGGTGATGGCGGATTTAAAGAGACCGAAGGTGTAATAACCTGGATCAACGACAAAGCAGAGTTTACGCCAAAAACCATACAGACAAAAGACGAGCGTGCCAATATGGTATATGCTATAAAAGTAAAAGTGAAGAACGATGGCAGTTACAAAATTGGTATGTACGGCGAAATAAAATTCCTGTAA